One region of Dehalococcoidia bacterium genomic DNA includes:
- a CDS encoding ABC transporter substrate-binding protein, translating into MSDRYDADAYWPRLAGRRLNRRRLVQGGAAAAGVAALGLAGCSSNNNKRAATTAPAASTSAGTAAASATRAAASSSAATAAAAGTPGAAVLPTAQANLKTGGTIQGVIVGTANLDPVANTTYRSQWLAGFHYGRLFRFAAAADPQITLNRTPVPDLVQGYEVSPDGLTYTMKLRQGVNFQPPLSRALTSADVNASYQYFTGSAKNVNNGVYKPIVDSLTTPDDSTLVWKLKLPYAPFLNKLANPQYLWIMSKDAATDGKIDPSQQAIGVGPWIFAGATPTAFTWKKNPDYYLKGLPYADGAVLDIIPDSSTQEAQFQAGRIDVLGVQPADVDTMKKAVPKAHVDEYDPDGMSLLFFTNVSDASSPFKDVRVRQAASLAVDRQALIDAIYSGRGVWDNLINPGLGKWYLDPQGKEIGESAKWFKHDPQQAKQLIAAAGHADTQLKYIYPNNAYGDLYNATADAIRGMLADAGFRLQVVTVDYLKDWIDPAHGYAFQGLPPNSIGYALQTPFTDPDDFLTGMLTKDGNRNAEFVDDADLTALVKKQQVELDESKRLQEVYDVQRAHADKMYYPPIIYTKAYSFQQPWVQNFFVVDNYNFGTEQYANMSVNNK; encoded by the coding sequence ATGAGCGATCGGTACGATGCGGACGCTTACTGGCCGCGGCTGGCGGGCAGGCGGCTGAACCGGCGCCGGCTGGTGCAGGGCGGCGCGGCGGCCGCGGGCGTCGCGGCGCTGGGCCTGGCGGGGTGCAGCAGCAATAACAACAAGCGTGCAGCCACCACCGCGCCCGCGGCCTCCACGAGTGCGGGCACGGCCGCGGCATCCGCTACGCGCGCGGCGGCGAGCAGCAGTGCGGCCACCGCCGCGGCCGCCGGCACGCCCGGTGCGGCCGTGCTGCCCACGGCGCAGGCAAACCTCAAGACCGGCGGCACGATCCAGGGCGTAATCGTGGGCACCGCGAACCTCGATCCGGTGGCGAACACGACCTACCGTTCGCAGTGGCTGGCCGGCTTTCACTACGGCCGGCTCTTCCGCTTCGCCGCCGCCGCCGACCCGCAGATCACCCTGAACCGCACGCCGGTGCCGGATCTTGTCCAGGGCTACGAGGTCTCGCCGGACGGCCTGACCTACACGATGAAGCTGCGGCAGGGGGTAAACTTCCAGCCGCCGCTGTCGCGTGCCCTCACCTCGGCCGATGTGAACGCCAGCTACCAGTACTTCACGGGCAGCGCCAAGAACGTGAACAACGGCGTCTACAAGCCGATCGTGGACAGCCTGACCACGCCCGACGACAGCACGCTCGTCTGGAAGCTGAAGCTGCCCTATGCGCCGTTTCTCAACAAGCTGGCCAATCCGCAATACTTGTGGATCATGTCCAAAGACGCGGCCACGGACGGCAAGATCGATCCGTCGCAGCAGGCGATCGGCGTCGGCCCCTGGATCTTCGCCGGCGCCACGCCCACGGCCTTCACCTGGAAGAAGAACCCAGACTACTACCTGAAAGGGCTGCCCTACGCCGACGGCGCCGTGCTCGACATCATCCCCGACAGCTCCACGCAGGAGGCGCAGTTTCAGGCCGGCCGCATCGACGTGCTCGGCGTGCAGCCCGCGGACGTGGATACCATGAAGAAGGCGGTGCCAAAGGCGCACGTGGACGAATACGACCCCGACGGCATGTCGCTGCTCTTCTTCACCAACGTCAGCGACGCCTCTAGCCCCTTCAAAGACGTGCGCGTGCGCCAGGCGGCCTCGCTCGCCGTCGACCGGCAGGCGCTGATCGACGCGATCTACAGCGGCCGCGGCGTCTGGGACAACCTGATCAATCCCGGCCTGGGCAAGTGGTACCTGGACCCGCAGGGCAAGGAGATCGGCGAGTCGGCGAAGTGGTTCAAGCACGACCCGCAGCAGGCGAAGCAGCTAATCGCCGCCGCCGGCCACGCCGACACCCAGTTGAAGTACATCTATCCGAACAACGCCTACGGCGACCTCTACAACGCGACGGCCGACGCGATTCGCGGCATGCTCGCCGACGCCGGCTTCAGGCTTCAGGTCGTGACGGTGGACTACCTGAAGGACTGGATCGACCCGGCGCACGGCTACGCCTTCCAGGGCCTGCCGCCGAACAGCATCGGCTACGCCTTGCAGACGCCGTTCACCGATCCGGACGACTTCCTGACGGGCATGTTGACGAAGGACGGCAACCGCAACGCCGAGTTTGTGGACGACGCGGACCTGACGGCGCTGGTGAAGAAGCAGCAGGTCGAGCTGGACGAGAGCAAGCGCCTGCAAGAGGTCTACGACGTGCAGCGGGCGCACGCGGACAAGATGTAC
- a CDS encoding methyltransferase domain-containing protein, which produces MAQRGGHRQGPPSRIEPPPWIGESAGRRALLVDGVVQSVDPDDAASGYWQAMIPDQRPRSALLLGLGGGTVAHLLVRRFGPLPITGVDTSAEIIGLARGEFALAQLPLTVVRADALQYVHSTDARFGYVAVDLYRGNRLTRGVLALPFLRALAARLLPGGTVAFNLFADAYLDGRVPRLERVFERLRLDLVGANAIFHGRPRRPQR; this is translated from the coding sequence GTGGCTCAGCGTGGTGGTCATCGGCAAGGTCCGCCGTCGCGGATTGAGCCGCCGCCGTGGATCGGCGAGAGCGCCGGGCGGCGGGCGCTGCTCGTGGACGGCGTGGTGCAGTCGGTCGACCCCGACGACGCGGCCAGCGGCTACTGGCAGGCCATGATACCCGACCAGCGGCCGCGCAGCGCCCTGCTGCTGGGACTGGGCGGCGGCACGGTGGCGCACCTGTTGGTGCGGCGGTTTGGCCCGCTGCCGATCACCGGCGTGGACACCTCCGCCGAGATCATCGGCCTCGCCCGGGGAGAGTTTGCTCTGGCGCAACTGCCGCTGACGGTGGTGCGGGCCGACGCGCTGCAGTACGTGCACAGCACGGACGCGCGCTTCGGCTACGTGGCCGTCGATCTGTACCGGGGCAACCGGCTGACGCGCGGCGTGCTGGCGCTGCCGTTTCTGCGGGCGCTGGCGGCGCGGCTGCTGCCGGGCGGCACGGTGGCCTTCAACCTGTTCGCCGATGCCTATCTGGACGGACGCGTGCCGCGGCTGGAGCGCGTCTTCGAGCGGCTACGGCTGGACCTGGTGGGCGCGAACGCGATCTTCCACGGCCGGCCGCGACGGCCTCAGCGATGA
- a CDS encoding Vms1/Ankzf1 family peptidyl-tRNA hydrolase, with the protein MTTTLSHTDLTRGRLLRLLDAIDSAAGEIALTAALLPGEPLPPAVAAVPHAALLEAYRQRAESGAVLFLGERRGRLVVPPYPLRASFCEPGGRTAPLRDLLASAPRIAAVLLRLGGWAIGVYDGETLVQSRNDTRFVKNRHRKGGQSQRRFDRIREKQVHELFGGLCAAAEAQLAPWLGRLDYLAYGGDRHTVQAALKECRFLRDLPCSVLPRFLSVPEPRHETLERLPVLLSTSHVLTVEEAAPA; encoded by the coding sequence ATGACCACCACGCTGAGCCACACGGACCTCACTCGCGGCCGGCTGCTGCGCCTGCTCGACGCGATCGACAGCGCGGCCGGCGAAATCGCGCTCACCGCCGCCTTGCTGCCGGGCGAGCCGCTGCCGCCGGCGGTCGCCGCAGTGCCGCACGCGGCGCTGTTGGAAGCATACCGGCAGCGTGCCGAATCCGGCGCCGTGCTCTTTCTCGGCGAGCGCCGCGGCCGGCTCGTCGTGCCGCCCTATCCGCTGCGCGCCTCGTTCTGCGAACCGGGCGGCCGCACCGCGCCGCTGCGGGACTTGCTTGCCTCGGCGCCGCGCATCGCCGCGGTGCTGTTGCGGCTGGGCGGCTGGGCGATCGGCGTCTATGACGGCGAGACGCTGGTGCAGTCGCGCAACGACACCCGCTTCGTCAAGAATCGCCATCGCAAGGGCGGTCAGAGCCAGCGCCGCTTCGACCGCATCCGCGAGAAGCAGGTGCATGAGCTGTTCGGCGGCCTCTGCGCCGCGGCCGAAGCGCAACTGGCGCCCTGGCTGGGCCGGCTGGACTACCTCGCCTACGGCGGCGATCGCCACACCGTGCAGGCGGCGCTCAAGGAGTGCCGCTTCCTGCGCGATCTGCCCTGTTCCGTGCTGCCGCGCTTCCTCAGCGTGCCCGAGCCGCGGCACGAGACGCTGGAACGGCTGCCCGTCCTGCTGAGCACGAGCCACGTCCTCACCGTGGAGGAGGCGGCGCCGGCTTAA
- a CDS encoding cyclic nucleotide-binding domain-containing protein gives MQSDVERTLTRVPLFRQLGRAYMLDIAHNADLRDFDAGETIVAEGDPSESFYVIVRGSVEVLKEREKGAARVVTTLEDGQYFGELSIFDNQPRSATVRATKATTCLVIPRWEILQTVEASPEVSKRMLAYLSSRLRATTDALPFD, from the coding sequence ATGCAGTCAGACGTCGAGCGCACGCTCACCCGTGTGCCCCTCTTTCGCCAGCTCGGCCGGGCGTACATGCTGGACATCGCCCACAACGCCGACCTGCGCGACTTCGATGCGGGCGAGACGATCGTGGCCGAGGGCGACCCGTCCGAGAGCTTCTATGTGATCGTGCGCGGCTCCGTCGAGGTGCTGAAGGAGCGGGAGAAGGGCGCTGCCCGCGTCGTGACCACGCTCGAAGACGGCCAGTACTTCGGTGAGCTGAGCATCTTCGACAACCAGCCGCGCTCCGCCACGGTGCGGGCGACGAAGGCGACGACCTGCCTGGTGATCCCTCGCTGGGAGATCCTTCAAACCGTCGAGGCCTCGCCGGAGGTCTCCAAGCGCATGCTCGCCTATCTGAGCAGTCGCCTGCGCGCCACCACCGACGCCCTGCCGTTCGATTAA
- a CDS encoding glycoside hydrolase family 18 protein, whose product MSLVRSTAFTRRGAQCTHRPHRSLHRLLGAAALAAASLGAAAFGAGGLSHAAISAQPAAARAETAVQRHVVAYFPIWARNSGYSENDIDFNVVTDVAHFAVTPRPDGTIQIPDWGPFPDPALIVKTHAAGARIVLVVGGDDEAARAGFSGLAAHESTRQEFVSDLLRLVDANGYDGVDLDWEFPNSAADRDNLTALIAALRAALGPNRSLSLAAAPTDYRGQWLDVAAIVPDLTWFSSMTYDMGGAGWSHYADDNAALHPGRPGEDNVADSVAYYLGRGVPAEKLLIGLPFFGQRYDQATGVYAPLAAPTNGSSPDYKDIAMLVNRGWTQGRNAQTQTPYLQRQDGPGVITFDDAASIAAKCRYVVSAAIGGVIVWRLGQDVVANSQPLLHAAGACR is encoded by the coding sequence ATGTCTCTGGTCCGCTCCACCGCTTTCACCAGGCGCGGCGCTCAGTGCACGCACCGCCCTCACCGTTCCTTGCACCGCTTGCTCGGCGCGGCGGCGCTGGCGGCCGCCAGCCTTGGTGCCGCGGCCTTCGGCGCCGGTGGGCTGTCGCACGCGGCCATCTCCGCTCAGCCCGCCGCGGCACGGGCCGAGACCGCGGTACAGCGTCACGTCGTCGCCTACTTCCCGATCTGGGCGCGTAACAGCGGTTACAGCGAAAACGACATCGACTTCAACGTCGTCACAGACGTGGCGCACTTCGCCGTCACGCCGCGACCGGACGGCACGATCCAGATCCCTGACTGGGGGCCGTTCCCCGACCCGGCCCTGATCGTGAAGACGCACGCGGCGGGGGCGCGCATCGTGCTGGTCGTGGGCGGCGACGACGAGGCGGCCCGCGCCGGCTTCAGCGGCCTGGCCGCACACGAGAGCACGCGGCAGGAGTTCGTGAGCGACCTGCTGCGACTGGTCGATGCCAACGGCTACGACGGCGTCGACCTGGACTGGGAGTTCCCCAACTCGGCGGCCGACCGCGACAACCTTACGGCGCTGATCGCCGCTCTGCGCGCGGCGCTCGGGCCGAACCGCTCGCTCTCGCTGGCCGCGGCGCCGACCGACTACCGCGGCCAGTGGCTCGACGTGGCCGCGATCGTGCCCGATCTGACCTGGTTCTCGTCCATGACCTACGACATGGGCGGCGCCGGCTGGAGCCACTACGCGGACGACAACGCGGCGCTGCACCCCGGCCGTCCCGGTGAGGACAACGTCGCCGACAGCGTGGCCTACTACCTGGGCCGCGGTGTGCCGGCTGAAAAGCTGTTGATCGGCCTGCCCTTCTTCGGCCAGCGCTACGACCAGGCGACCGGCGTCTACGCGCCCCTGGCCGCGCCGACGAACGGCAGCTCGCCCGACTACAAGGACATCGCCATGCTGGTCAACCGGGGCTGGACGCAGGGGCGCAATGCGCAGACGCAGACACCCTACCTGCAGCGCCAGGACGGCCCCGGCGTGATTACCTTCGACGACGCGGCCTCGATCGCGGCGAAGTGCCGGTATGTCGTCTCTGCCGCCATCGGCGGCGTGATCGTCTGGCGGCTGGGCCAGGACGTAGTGGCGAACTCGCAGCCGCTGCTGCATGCCGCCGGCGCCTGCCGCTGA
- a CDS encoding DUF4397 domain-containing protein, whose amino-acid sequence MALLALVTVLGALLPSRHAAVAQSSPSGRISFLHLSADAPALDVYIDGGRAITGLAFGETSEYFGLAPGGHHVQITASGRLDQLLSDTATIDAGSSYTWVISGLVSTSDVTIAVTPDLLIARHVQLSDNAGLATDGLPRLRIVNASPGSGSFDVRTDAGFTLAGGLSYGNASDYTALQPGSYTVNVYPAGGQSPIASIGALAVQGQNAYTLVLGGLLPAVIAPSPANEVQAFTSVRLTDQNALRSAPLTRGCNQVIFNLPVATPIVNILQRLADPALVASIWRFDNSLKTLRAGYFSDPGAPVDYGATSASPEASFICVSANTSWNPAS is encoded by the coding sequence TTGGCCTTGCTTGCGCTCGTCACCGTCCTTGGCGCTCTCTTGCCCTCCCGCCACGCGGCCGTGGCGCAGTCCAGCCCCTCGGGCCGGATCAGCTTCCTGCATCTTTCCGCCGATGCGCCCGCGCTGGACGTCTACATCGACGGCGGCCGGGCGATCACCGGCCTCGCTTTCGGCGAGACCTCGGAGTATTTCGGCCTGGCGCCGGGCGGCCACCACGTGCAGATCACGGCGTCGGGCAGGCTCGACCAGTTGCTGAGCGACACCGCGACGATCGACGCCGGCAGCAGCTACACCTGGGTGATCTCCGGCCTCGTCTCCACCTCCGATGTCACGATCGCGGTGACCCCGGACCTGCTGATCGCCCGCCACGTGCAGCTCAGCGACAACGCCGGCCTCGCCACCGACGGCCTGCCGCGGCTGCGCATCGTCAACGCCTCGCCTGGCTCCGGCAGCTTCGACGTACGGACCGACGCCGGTTTCACGCTTGCCGGCGGACTGAGCTACGGCAACGCCAGCGACTACACGGCGCTGCAGCCCGGCAGCTACACGGTGAACGTCTATCCGGCCGGCGGGCAGTCGCCGATCGCTTCGATCGGGGCGCTGGCGGTGCAGGGCCAGAACGCGTACACGCTGGTGCTGGGCGGCTTGTTGCCCGCGGTGATCGCGCCAAGCCCGGCGAACGAGGTGCAGGCCTTCACATCGGTGCGGCTCACCGATCAGAACGCGCTGCGCTCGGCGCCGCTGACGCGGGGCTGCAACCAGGTGATCTTCAACCTGCCGGTGGCAACACCGATCGTCAACATCTTGCAGCGTCTGGCCGATCCGGCGCTGGTGGCCTCGATCTGGCGCTTCGACAACAGCCTGAAGACGCTGCGCGCCGGCTACTTCAGCGATCCGGGCGCGCCGGTAGACTACGGCGCCACCAGCGCTTCGCCGGAAGCGTCGTTCATCTGCGTCAGCGCCAACACGAGCTGGAACCCGGCGTCGTAA
- a CDS encoding amidohydrolase family protein, which yields MPATKNAAERAIRIISADSHTLEPVDMWQRYLSPKFRDRIAIIHEWNGQKGDFVNAPPIRPATVATFGCAGIPAEKIEEWGRGGYAAVRRGGWDPAERIRDMDADGVDAEVLFAGITMFMYQHPDAELQRDAFRAYNDWVAEYQSHDPRRLLGIASVAIRDVHEALKELERAAKLGLRGVLISSDPPPELRYTNPAWEPFWAEAEKLGLPVCMHILTGSQDSGLTQDVITSYMNLPRIITTTIMEMIVGGVLERHPRLKLVSAENDIGWLANAFRRLDQAYYRWGNRYPAMQMSATDYWRRQVYCTFQDDVAGVRTRDLVGSDNLLWASDYPHFDSTWPRSQEFIQKNFGDIPLDEKEKFLRGNMITLYNLDLN from the coding sequence ATGCCGGCCACGAAGAACGCAGCCGAACGAGCGATCCGCATCATTTCCGCCGACTCGCACACGCTCGAGCCAGTGGACATGTGGCAGCGGTATCTCTCACCGAAGTTCCGCGACCGCATCGCGATCATTCACGAGTGGAACGGGCAGAAGGGCGACTTCGTCAACGCGCCGCCGATCCGCCCGGCCACGGTCGCCACCTTCGGCTGCGCCGGCATCCCGGCGGAGAAGATCGAGGAGTGGGGCCGGGGCGGCTACGCCGCCGTGCGGCGCGGCGGCTGGGACCCGGCCGAGCGGATCAGGGACATGGACGCCGACGGCGTGGACGCCGAGGTGCTCTTCGCCGGCATCACCATGTTCATGTATCAGCACCCCGACGCCGAATTGCAGCGCGACGCCTTCCGCGCCTACAACGACTGGGTGGCCGAGTATCAGTCGCACGACCCACGCCGGCTGCTGGGCATCGCCTCGGTCGCGATCCGCGACGTGCACGAGGCGCTCAAAGAACTGGAGCGGGCGGCGAAGCTCGGCCTGCGCGGCGTCCTGATCTCCTCCGACCCGCCGCCCGAGCTGCGCTACACCAACCCTGCGTGGGAGCCATTCTGGGCGGAGGCGGAGAAGCTGGGCCTGCCGGTCTGCATGCACATCCTCACCGGCTCGCAAGACAGCGGCCTGACGCAGGACGTTATCACCAGCTACATGAACCTGCCGCGCATCATCACGACCACGATCATGGAGATGATCGTCGGTGGCGTGCTGGAGCGGCACCCGCGGCTCAAGCTCGTCTCGGCCGAGAACGACATCGGCTGGCTCGCCAACGCCTTCCGGCGGCTGGACCAGGCCTACTACCGCTGGGGCAACCGCTATCCGGCGATGCAGATGTCGGCCACGGACTACTGGCGGCGGCAGGTCTACTGCACCTTCCAGGACGACGTGGCCGGCGTGCGCACGCGCGACCTGGTCGGCAGCGACAACCTGCTCTGGGCCTCGGACTACCCGCACTTCGACTCGACTTGGCCGCGCAGCCAGGAGTTCATCCAGAAGAACTTCGGCGACATCCCGCTCGATGAGAAGGAGAAGTTCCTGCGCGGCAACATGATCACGCTCTACAATCTGGACCTGAACTGA
- a CDS encoding DinB family protein, protein MTATRTQVGRLQALTSLSNEELRRPLGDGWTVAAKLAHLAYWEARQVGALEVWQRHGLPPAWWTLPEADAINAARLPLWLTLPPREALEQAIAAAATLERLMAALPAAALAQLPPRRRVHTAHRGDHLDEIERALGQA, encoded by the coding sequence GTGACGGCGACCAGGACGCAGGTGGGCCGGCTGCAGGCGCTGACCTCGCTGAGCAACGAAGAGTTGCGCCGGCCGCTTGGTGACGGTTGGACCGTGGCGGCGAAGCTGGCTCACCTCGCCTACTGGGAGGCACGCCAGGTCGGGGCGCTGGAGGTCTGGCAACGGCACGGTCTGCCGCCCGCCTGGTGGACGTTGCCTGAGGCAGACGCGATCAACGCCGCACGGCTGCCGCTCTGGCTGACGCTGCCGCCACGCGAGGCGCTTGAGCAGGCAATCGCCGCCGCCGCGACGCTGGAACGCCTGATGGCGGCGCTGCCGGCCGCGGCGCTGGCGCAACTGCCGCCGCGGCGGCGCGTGCACACGGCGCATCGCGGCGACCACCTGGACGAGATCGAGCGGGCGCTCGGACAGGCTTGA
- a CDS encoding amidohydrolase family protein codes for MPVIDLHNHMIAPEVVAFLEREGKHFETRIIERDGGRFFLIQETATRPINDKMLRPEVRLQDMAAEGVGVQAVSCVPFIMYPDVAPEHGLAIAQVNNDALAAVGARDPAHFRPLASAPLQAPELAAKELERVAKLGLRGVEIPPKVGEQGLDEPQFEPFWAAAEALDLLVCIHPFEAAPRGALTRYNFGNLVGNLYDTGLAAALLIYGGVLERHPRLRVVLFHAGGAFPSLIGRLDNGYRLGAGRGLKISRPPSSFVNQYWFDTIAYNPPMLGYLAATYGSDKLVLGSDYPLGGGPPHPVDEVRRVGFAPAVEAAVLGGNAARLLQIEAA; via the coding sequence GTGCCCGTGATCGACCTGCACAACCACATGATCGCGCCCGAGGTCGTCGCCTTTCTCGAGCGCGAGGGCAAGCACTTCGAGACGCGCATCATCGAGCGCGACGGCGGCCGCTTCTTCCTGATCCAGGAGACGGCCACGCGGCCGATCAACGACAAGATGCTGCGGCCCGAGGTGCGCCTGCAGGACATGGCGGCCGAGGGCGTGGGCGTGCAGGCCGTCTCCTGTGTGCCGTTCATCATGTATCCCGACGTGGCGCCGGAGCACGGCCTGGCGATCGCGCAGGTCAACAACGACGCGCTGGCCGCGGTCGGCGCCCGCGATCCGGCGCATTTCCGCCCGCTGGCCTCGGCGCCGCTGCAGGCGCCGGAGCTGGCCGCCAAAGAGCTGGAGCGGGTGGCCAAGCTCGGCCTGCGCGGCGTGGAGATTCCGCCCAAGGTGGGCGAGCAGGGGCTGGACGAACCGCAGTTCGAACCGTTCTGGGCGGCGGCCGAGGCGCTGGATCTGCTCGTCTGCATTCACCCCTTCGAGGCGGCGCCGCGTGGGGCGCTGACCCGCTACAACTTCGGCAACCTGGTCGGCAATCTTTACGACACCGGCCTGGCGGCGGCGCTGCTGATCTACGGCGGCGTGCTGGAGCGCCATCCGCGGTTGCGCGTCGTGCTCTTCCACGCGGGCGGCGCCTTTCCCAGCCTGATCGGCCGGCTCGACAACGGCTACCGGCTCGGCGCCGGGCGCGGCCTGAAGATCAGCCGGCCGCCCTCATCGTTCGTCAACCAGTACTGGTTCGACACGATCGCCTACAATCCGCCGATGCTGGGCTACCTCGCGGCGACGTACGGCTCCGACAAGTTGGTGCTGGGCAGCGATTACCCGCTGGGCGGCGGCCCGCCGCACCCCGTGGATGAGGTGCGGCGGGTTGGGTTTGCGCCCGCGGTTGAGGCGGCCGTGCTCGGCGGCAATGCCGCGCGGCTGCTGCAGATCGAGGCAGCGTGA
- a CDS encoding extradiol ring-cleavage dioxygenase yields MGEILGIGTTHYPGLVGVDTNLAGLVRTIMQDPGLPERYRDPANWPPEMRAEYGDDGGAASAKQHRAAIVSHFRRAREELDRFQPDVVIIFGDDQYENFREDIIPPFCVEAYDEIVTRPFAHRQGANAWGEPQDTEFRYKGNREAGKYLTRRLLEQDIDAAYAYQPAHDALSHAFTNTLLFLDYDRKGFPYAVLPFQVNCYGSKVISQRGGRRALSDPAREGDLDPPSPSPSRCMQVGAAVARAMRESPWTAALVASSSWSHAFLVDKNYQLHPDTPADRRLFEALSGGNYDVWRQTPLSSFVESGEQEMLNWAMLAGAMDALGRKPDVCEFVQSWIFNSNKVFAVFRP; encoded by the coding sequence ATGGGCGAGATTCTGGGCATCGGCACCACCCACTATCCGGGGCTGGTGGGCGTGGACACCAACCTGGCGGGCCTCGTGCGCACGATCATGCAGGATCCGGGGCTGCCGGAACGTTATCGCGACCCGGCCAACTGGCCGCCGGAGATGCGGGCCGAGTACGGCGACGACGGCGGCGCCGCCTCGGCAAAGCAGCACCGCGCCGCGATCGTCAGCCACTTCCGTCGGGCGCGCGAGGAGCTGGACCGCTTTCAGCCCGACGTGGTGATCATCTTCGGCGACGACCAGTACGAAAACTTCCGCGAGGACATCATCCCGCCCTTCTGCGTCGAGGCCTACGACGAGATCGTGACGCGGCCCTTCGCCCATCGCCAGGGCGCCAACGCCTGGGGCGAGCCGCAGGACACGGAGTTCCGCTACAAGGGCAACCGCGAGGCGGGCAAGTATTTGACGCGGCGGCTCCTGGAGCAAGACATCGACGCCGCCTACGCCTACCAGCCGGCGCACGACGCGCTCTCGCACGCCTTCACCAACACGCTGCTCTTCCTCGACTACGACCGCAAAGGCTTCCCCTACGCCGTCCTGCCCTTCCAGGTCAACTGCTACGGCAGCAAAGTGATCAGCCAGCGCGGCGGCCGGCGCGCCCTCTCCGACCCGGCGCGCGAGGGCGATCTCGATCCGCCTTCGCCCAGCCCGTCGCGCTGCATGCAGGTGGGCGCCGCCGTGGCCCGCGCCATGCGCGAGAGCCCGTGGACGGCGGCGCTCGTCGCCTCCAGCAGTTGGTCGCACGCCTTTTTGGTGGACAAGAACTACCAGCTTCACCCCGACACGCCCGCCGATCGCCGCCTGTTCGAGGCGCTGAGCGGCGGCAATTACGATGTCTGGCGGCAGACGCCGCTCAGCAGCTTCGTCGAGTCGGGCGAGCAGGAGATGCTGAACTGGGCGATGCTGGCCGGCGCGATGGACGCGCTGGGACGCAAGCCGGACGTTTGCGAGTTCGTGCAGAGCTGGATCTTCAACTCCAACAAGGTCTTCGCCGTGTTCCGGCCGTAG